Proteins encoded by one window of Glycine soja cultivar W05 chromosome 15, ASM419377v2, whole genome shotgun sequence:
- the LOC114386296 gene encoding uncharacterized protein LOC114386296 yields the protein MGVNVGIICVLFLLATQAIGVPAFAPWKKLQLPWKKPSKGKVIQKNQALPINTIFKLPVHVTNSWPPGGNFASGTIDLGGLQLYEASTFNKVWGTYSGGPDDRGFSIFEPSGVPQGFSMLGSYSQPNNKPLFGYVLVAKDVSTNTSNPSLKQPLDYTLVWNSASLKIDQDGPIYVWLPTAPQGYKAVGYVVTTTPTKPSLDKIRCARLDLTDQCEANSFIWGSDNFNFYDFRPSNRGTQAPGVRVGTFVAQNGSPNPPSIVCLRNTNAIPKYMPNLPQIKAILQVYSPVMSLHPDEEFFPSSVEWFFSNGALLYKKGQESKPVSISPNGANLPQDPNIDGAYWVDLPADSTNKERVKKGDLKSAISYVHVKPMLGGTFTDIAMWVFYPFNGPARAKVEFLTVNLGKIGEHVGDWEHVTLRVSNFNGELKHVYFSQHSKGAWFDSSQLEFQSGNKPLYYSSLHGHASYPHGGLNLLGEDKIGIRNDTAISDNVMDLGAFQLVSAEYLGSDVVEPPPWLNYFREWGPKIDYNVNDELRKLEKFLPGKLKSTLENIVKNLPSEVLGEEGPTGPKVKDNWSGDER from the exons GGAAAGTCATTCAGAAAAACCAAGCTCTCCCCATTAATACCATATTCAAGCTTCCTGTACATGTTACAAATTCTTGGCCTCCAG GTGGTAATTTTGCAAGTGGAACAATTGATCTTGGTGGGCTGCAACTGTATgaagcatcaacattcaacaaAGTTTGGGGCACCTATAGTGGTGGACCTGATGATCGAGGTTTCTCCATTTTTGAGCCATCAGGAGTACCTCAAGGCTTCTCCATGTTGGGTAGCTACAGCCAGCCCAACAACAAGCCTCTTTTTGGATATGTTCTTGTGGCAAAAGATGTGTCCACAAACACCAGCAACCCTAGTCTAAAGCAACCACTTGATTACACACTTGTATGGAACAGTGCATCTTTGAAGATTGACCAAGATGGTCCCATCTATGTTTGGCTACCAACAGCACCTCAAGGTTATAAAGCTGTAGGCTATGTTGTCACCACAACACCAACTAAGCCTTCACTTGACAAAATCAGGTGTGCTAGGTTAGACCTCACTGACCAATGTGAGGCAAATTCATTCATTTGGGGTTCAGacaacttcaatttttatgattttagacCAAGCAATAGAGGAACTCAAGCACCTGGTGTTAGAGTAGGCACCTTTGTTGCACAAAATGGGAGTCCTAACCCTCCATCTATTGTTTGTTTGAGAAACACCAACGCTATACCAAAATACATGCCTAATCTACCACAAATCAAGGCAATTCTCCAAGTTTACTCTCCAGTCATGTCCTTGCACCCTGATGAAGAATTCTTTCCATCTTCTGTGGAGTGGTTTTTCTCCAATGGAGCACTTCTATATAAGAAAGGACAAGAGTCAAAGCCTGTGTCAATATCACCAAATGGGGCTAACCTTCCTCAGGATCCTAACATTGATGGTGCCTATTGGGTGGACCTTCCTGCTGATTCAACCAACAAAGAGAGGGTCAAGAAAGGAGACTTGAAAAGTGCCATAAGCTATGTGCATGTGAAGCCAATGCTTGGAGGGACCTTCACTGACATTGCAATGTGGGTCTTCTACCCATTCAATGGACCAGCTAGAGCCAAAGTTGAGTTCTTAACCGTTAACTTGGGGAAGATAGGTGAACATGTTGGTGACTGGGAGCATGTGACACTAAGGGTGAGCAACTTCAATGGTGAACTAAAGCATGTCTATTTCTCTCAACACAGCAAAGGCGCATGGTTTGATTCATCTCAATTAGAGTTCCAAAGTGGCAACAAACCGTTGTACTATTCTTCCTTGCATGGCCATGCATCATACCCTCATGGTGGCCTTAACTTGCTAGGGGAAGACAAGATTGGCATAAGGAATGATACTGCTATAAGTGACAATGTCATGGATTTGGGGGCATTTCAATTGGTTTCTGCTGAGTATTTGGGTTCTGATGTTGTGGAGCCTCCTCCATGGCTTAATTATTTCAGGGAATGGGGTCctaaaattgattataatgTGAATGATGAGTTGAGGAAGCTTGAGAAGTTCTTGCCTGGGAAGCTGAAATCTACTTTGGAAAATATTGTGAAGAATTTGCCAAGTGAAGTGTTGGGAGAGGAAGGACCAACGGGTCCTAAGGTGAAGGATAATTGGAGTGGAGATGAAAGGTGA